The proteins below are encoded in one region of Vulpes lagopus strain Blue_001 chromosome 10, ASM1834538v1, whole genome shotgun sequence:
- the PLD2 gene encoding phospholipase D2 produces the protein MAATPDSLFPSGGDLDSSQLQMEPDEVDTLREGEDPADRMHPFLAIYDLQPLKMHPLVFAPGVPVTAQVVGTERYTSGSKVGTCTLYSVRLTHGAFTWTTKKKFRHFQELHRDLLRHKVLMTLLPLARFGVAHPPAREAAADREIPSLPRVGPEGSTRHASSKQKYLENYLNRLLTMSFYRNYHAMTEFLEVSRLSFIPDLGSKGLEGVIRKRSGGHRVPGLTCCGRDQVCYRWSKRWLVVKDSFLLYMCLETGSISFVQLFDPGFEVQVGKRSTEARYGVRIDTSHRSLILKCGSYRQARWWGQEITELAQGPGRDFIQLHRHDSYAPPRPATLARWFVNGAGYFAAVADAILQAQEEIFITDWWLSPEIYLKRPAHSDDWRLDIMLKKKAEEGVRVSVLLFKEVELALGINSGYSKRALMLLHPNIKVMRHPDQVTLWAHHEKLLVVDQVVAFLGGLDLAYGRWDDLHYRLTDLGDPSESAATQPPTLGLDCPGTPDLSQNRFFWLGKDYSNLIVKDWVQLDRPFEDFIDRETTPRMPWRDVGVAVHGLPARDLARHFIQRWNFTKTTKAKYKIPMYPYLLPKSTSTADQLPFTLPGGQCATVQVLRSVDRWSAGTLESSILNAYLHTIRESQHFLYIENQFFISCSDGRTVLNKVGDEIVDRILKAHKLGQCFRVYVLLPLLPGFEGDITTGGGNSIQAILHFTYRTLCRGEYSILHRLKAAMGTAWRDYMSICGLRTHGELGGHPVSELIYIHSKMLIADDRTVIIGSANINDRSLLGKRDSELAVLIEDTEMEPSLMDGAEYQAGRFALSLRKHCFSVILGADARPDLDLRDPVCDDFFQLWQDTAESNANIYEQIFRCLPSNATRSLRALREYVAVESLATVSPPLATSELTQVQGHLVHFPLKFLEDESLLPPLGSKEGVMPLEVWT, from the exons ATGGCAGCCACCCCCGACAGCCTCTTCCCCTCGGGGGGCGACCTGGACTCCAGCCAGTTGCAAATGGAGCCGGATGAAGTGGACACGCTGAGAGAGGGCGAGGACCCCG CTGACCGGATGCACCCTTTTCTGGCCATCTATGACCTGCAGCCTCTGAAAATGCACCCGCTGGTGTTCGCCCCTGGGGTCCCCGTCACGGCCCAGGTGGTCGGCACTGAAAGATACACCAGCGGATCCAAG GTGGGAACCTGCACTCTGTATTCTGTCCGCCTGACTCATGGCGCCTTTACCTGGACCACCAAAAAGAAGTTCCGTCATTTCCAGGAGTTGCATCGGGACCTTCTGAGACACAAAGTCTTGATGACGCTGCTCCCTCTGGCGCG CTTTGGCGTGGCCCATCCTCCTGCCCGGGAGGCAGCAGCCGACCGAGAGATACCCTCTCTGCCACGAGTAGGTCCTGAGGGCTCCACCAGACATGCATCCAGCAAACAG AAATACCTGGAGAATTATCTCAACCGCCTCCTGACCATGTCTTTCTACCGCAACTACCATGCCATG ACAGAATTCCTAGAAGTCAGTCGGCTGTCCTTTATCCCAGACCTTGGCTCCAAGGGACT GGAGGGGGTGATCCGGAAGCGCTCAGGTGGCCACCGAGTTCCTGGCCTCACGTGCTGTGGCCGAGACCAAGTTTGTTATCGCTGGTCCAAGAG GTGGCTGGTGGTGAAGGACTCCTTTCTGCTGTATATGTGCCTCGAGACGGGCAGCATCTCCTTTGTTCAGCTCTTCGACCCCGGCTTTGAGGTCCAGGTGGGGAAAAGGAGCACAGAGGCGCGCTACGGGGTCAGAATTGACACCTCCCACAG GTCTCTGATTCTCAAGTGCGGCAGCTACCGGCAGGCCCGGTGGTGGGGCCAGGAGATCACGGAgttggcccagggcccaggcagaGACTTCATACAGCTGCACCGGCATGACAGCTATGCCCCACCCCGGCCTGCGACCTTGGCCCGGTG GTTTGTGAATGGGGCAGGTTACTTTGCTGCTGTGGCAGATGCCATCTTGCAAGCTCAAGAGGAGATTTTCATCACAGATTGGTG GTTGAGTCCTGAGATTTACCTGAAACGTCCTGCCCATTCTGATGACTGGAGACTGGACATCATGCTCAAGAAGAAGGCG GAGGAGGGTGTCCGTGTGTCCGTCCTGCTGTTTAAGGAAGTGGAACTGGCCTTGGGCATTAACAGTGGCTATAGCAAGAGGGCTCTGATGTTGCTCCACCCTAACATAAAG GTAATGCGCCACCCGGACCAGGTGACACTGTGGGCCCATCATGAAAAGCTCCTGGTCGTGGACCAAGTAGTGGCCTTCTTGGGGGGGCTGGACCTTGCCTACGGCCGCTGGGATGACCTACACTACCGACTCACTGACCTCGGGGACCCCTCTGAATCTGCTGCCACACAG CCTCCCACCCTGGGCTTGGACTGTCCTGGCACCCCAGACCTCTCGCAAAACCGATTCTTCTGGCTGGGCAAAGACTACAGCAATCTTATCGTTAAAGACTGGGTGCAACTGGATCGGCCTTTTGAGG ATTTCATTGACAGGGAGACTACCCCCCGGATGCCATGGCGGGACGTTGGGGTGGCTGTCCATGGTCTCCCTGCCCGGGACCTGGCCCGGCACTTCATCCAGCGTTGGAACTTCACCAAg ACTACCAAGGCCAAGTACAAGATACCCATGTATCCCTACCTGCTGCCCAAATCCACCAGCACTGCAGACCAGCTCCCCTTCACGCTCCCAGGGGGGCAGTGCGCCACCGTGCAG GTCTTGCGGTCAGTGGACCGCTGGTCAGCGGGGACTTTGGAGAGTTCTATCCTCAATGCCTACCTACACACCATCAGGGAGAGCCAGCACTTTCTGTACATCGAG AATCAGTTCTTCATCAGCTGCTCCGATGGGCGGACAGTTCTGAACAAAGTGGGCGATGAGATTGTGGACAGAATCCTGAAGGCCCACAA ATTGGGGCAGTGCTTTCGTGTCTACGTGCTTCTGCCGCTGCTGCCCGGATTTGAAGGTGACATCACTACAGGTGGTGGGAACTCCATCCAAGCCATTCTGCACTTCACTTACAG GACCCTATGCCGTGGGGAATATTCAATCCTCCATCGCCTCAAAGCAGCCA TGGGGACAGCATGGCGGGACTACATGTCCATCTGTGGGCTTCGCACACACGGAGAGCTGGGCGGGCACCCAGTCTCGGAGCTTATCTACATCCACAGCAAGATGCTCATTGCGGATGACCGGACCGTCATCATTG GCTCTGCCAACATCAATGATCGGAGCTTGCTGGGGAAGCGGGACAGTGAACTGGCCGTGCTGATTGAGGACACGGAGATGGAGCCTTCTCTCATGGACGGTGCAGAATATCAGGCGGGCAGGTTTGCCTTGAGCTTGCGGAAGCATTGCTTCAG TGTGATTCTGGGGGCAGATGCCCGGCCAGACCTGGATCTACGAGACCCTGTGTGTGATGACTTCTTCCAGCTGTGGCAAGACACAGCTGAGAGCAATGCCAACATCTATGAGCAG ATCTTCCGCTGCCTGCCATCCAATGCCACCCGCTCCCTGAGGGCACTCCGCGAGTATGTGGCCGTGGAGTCCCTGGCCACGGTCAGCCCACCTCTGGCCACGTCAGAGCTCACCCAGGTCCAGGGCCACCTGGTGCACTTTCCCCTCAAGTTCCTGGAAGATGAGTCTTTGCTGCCCCCACTGGGGAGCAAGGAAGGTGTGATGCCCCTGGAAGTGTGGACATAG